One genomic region from Spirosoma sp. KCTC 42546 encodes:
- a CDS encoding extracellular solute-binding protein: MQKIGWVVFIGWLVLGGCRQTQTERPLLFWCSNNAGEITFAREFTDRWQREHPEKPLHYQPIPEGQSSEEIILASVVGKTTPDIYANMWQGSVEMYAKAGVLVPLDTISGFLEFLRARCDSLVIQEVTSSDGHIYQVPWKVNPIMTLCNTGQVNEPGLKRPPYTYSSYMEAGKRLKQDLNHDGYTDQWLGYTEVKVIWYQRFFNFYPLYLAASNGAPLVKNNRAAFNNKYAVEVFRFLQQLYRDGYFSKERLSATRDPFLDQHIATSFTGPWQVGFLEKYKDPSLHYDTWPMPVPDNHTGPAYTYGDPKNIVIFNTCPDPKAAWEFIKTLVDKPGDLRLMELTGQFPHRRAVDTDPYFSAFLQKNPKLLPFARQSRYIKGVDNSEVIVEVFDIISQEYEACVVYDRKTPEEAIRDAAKAVDVLLLSERANE, from the coding sequence ATGCAGAAAATCGGGTGGGTTGTTTTTATCGGGTGGCTGGTGCTGGGAGGCTGTCGGCAGACGCAAACGGAGCGACCGTTGCTATTCTGGTGCTCCAACAATGCCGGGGAGATCACGTTCGCCCGGGAGTTTACCGACCGCTGGCAACGCGAGCATCCCGAGAAGCCCCTGCACTATCAACCCATTCCCGAAGGACAATCGAGTGAGGAGATCATTCTGGCATCCGTAGTCGGCAAAACCACGCCCGATATCTACGCCAATATGTGGCAGGGGAGTGTTGAGATGTACGCCAAAGCGGGCGTGCTGGTACCCCTCGATACGATTAGTGGGTTCCTGGAGTTTCTGCGTGCACGCTGCGATAGCCTTGTTATCCAGGAAGTTACTTCGTCGGACGGACATATTTATCAGGTTCCCTGGAAAGTGAACCCGATCATGACGCTCTGCAATACCGGGCAGGTGAACGAGCCGGGTCTGAAACGACCGCCTTACACCTATTCCAGCTATATGGAAGCCGGGAAACGGTTGAAGCAGGACCTGAATCACGACGGTTATACGGACCAATGGCTGGGGTACACTGAGGTGAAAGTGATCTGGTACCAGCGATTTTTTAACTTTTATCCACTGTATCTGGCTGCGTCTAACGGGGCTCCGCTGGTGAAAAACAACCGGGCGGCCTTCAACAACAAGTACGCGGTGGAGGTGTTTCGGTTTTTGCAGCAACTGTACCGGGATGGCTACTTCTCGAAAGAGCGGCTCTCCGCTACCCGTGACCCATTTCTGGATCAACACATTGCAACCTCCTTTACGGGGCCCTGGCAGGTGGGTTTTCTGGAAAAATACAAGGACCCCAGCCTGCACTACGATACCTGGCCAATGCCCGTACCCGATAACCACACCGGTCCGGCCTACACCTACGGCGACCCGAAAAACATTGTTATTTTCAATACCTGCCCCGATCCGAAAGCGGCCTGGGAGTTCATTAAAACGCTGGTCGACAAACCCGGCGATTTACGGCTGATGGAGTTGACGGGCCAGTTTCCGCACCGGCGGGCTGTTGATACCGACCCGTATTTCAGCGCGTTTCTGCAAAAGAATCCGAAGCTGCTGCCCTTCGCCCGACAGTCGCGCTACATCAAGGGCGTCGACAATAGCGAGGTGATTGTCGAAGTGTTCGATATCATTTCGCAGGAGTACGAAGCCTGCGTCGTGTACGACCGAAAAACGCCCGAAGAAGCCATCCGCGACGCGGCCAAAGCGGTTGATGTGTTATTACTGAGTGAAAGAGCGAATGAGTGA
- a CDS encoding LamG domain-containing protein, with protein sequence MKNLPVSVTALLRSLMALCLLLVVLQACKKNDDTPVTPIDKTALKARLDSANALYTAAVEGTAIGRYETGSKATFKTAIDAATTVNSDNAATQTAVNNANVNLGQAIATFKSKQVAEIAPDKLILHMLFNGDATDVSGKGFNGTLKAGSALWGAGTPTLTADRFGVANKAYHFDKGGNIEIPYNSVLNPSKEITISMWIKRDTTRASNYLLALNRWNGYKVQLQEANKVFFTVKTTAGAKDKDDESVTLANNKWYHIAVSYKSGEMNFYIDGTLVKSWTDVTGDLAPVKSTINMTIGQDLPTSLYTANEKDDADGNNFNGPWGGYYTGSMDDVRIYNVVLTSTQITSLYNAEKSQ encoded by the coding sequence ATGAAAAACTTACCTGTTTCGGTTACTGCCTTACTACGGAGTCTGATGGCTCTATGCTTATTGCTGGTTGTGCTTCAGGCCTGCAAAAAGAATGATGATACCCCGGTTACGCCCATCGACAAAACCGCCCTCAAAGCCCGACTCGACAGTGCCAATGCTTTATACACGGCAGCCGTAGAAGGAACGGCTATCGGCCGGTATGAAACGGGCTCGAAAGCGACTTTCAAAACCGCGATCGATGCAGCTACGACCGTTAACAGCGACAATGCCGCCACGCAAACGGCTGTCAACAATGCTAATGTGAACCTCGGGCAGGCCATAGCGACCTTCAAGAGCAAGCAGGTTGCCGAAATTGCCCCCGATAAACTCATTCTGCATATGCTCTTCAATGGCGATGCGACCGATGTATCAGGGAAAGGCTTCAACGGAACCCTGAAAGCGGGTAGCGCCTTATGGGGTGCCGGTACGCCCACACTCACCGCCGACCGATTTGGGGTGGCCAACAAAGCGTATCATTTCGATAAAGGGGGTAACATCGAGATTCCGTATAATTCGGTACTGAACCCATCCAAAGAAATCACGATCAGCATGTGGATCAAACGGGATACAACCCGGGCCAGTAATTACCTGTTGGCACTGAACCGCTGGAATGGCTATAAAGTCCAGTTGCAGGAGGCTAATAAAGTATTCTTTACGGTGAAAACAACCGCTGGTGCGAAGGACAAAGACGATGAGTCGGTGACATTGGCCAACAACAAGTGGTATCATATCGCCGTGAGTTATAAATCGGGAGAAATGAACTTCTACATCGATGGAACGCTGGTGAAAAGCTGGACCGACGTAACGGGCGATCTGGCACCGGTAAAAAGCACGATCAACATGACGATCGGACAGGATTTGCCAACGAGTTTGTACACCGCCAATGAGAAAGACGATGCTGATGGCAACAACTTCAATGGCCCCTGGGGTGGCTACTACACCGGCTCCATGGACGACGTTCGTATCTACAATGTGGTGCTAACCAGTACGCAGATTACGTCGTTATACAACGCGGAGAAGAGTCAGTAA
- a CDS encoding RagB/SusD family nutrient uptake outer membrane protein has protein sequence MKKTYTFILSTLLISVSSCSNFLNEEVRAAYSEDTFYKTQAQALQALNAAYQTLSFSSDNNRLWVFGDVASDDAAKGGDPGDQADIGLIDDFTVYPNNGPVESEWGLLYEGISRCNRVIQQVPTIAIAADLKARILGEARFLRALNYFYLVNIYGPVPVLLEPKNADQLQIPQSPVADVYTNAIEADLQEAIKSLPATYTGADVGRATKGAAQALLAKAYLYEGKWQLAADAAGQVISSGVYSLLPVYSQNFNQAFKNSSETVFAVQHLTGQVPFTGNRLNQWFAPRNPENGYFFNVPTQNFVDAFEKTSAGVVDPRLDYTVARAGHPWIDGTTYDPLWSPTGYLNKKHVQPITEVPKSTKGDGNLNYVTIRYAEVLLIQAEALNELGRSADALVPLNLVRKRARESYLYDISLSMATPTPVVPAGLLPDVTNTSQSSLRDIIRHERRVELGFEFHRYFDIMRYGKDYAQNALRDKPSFKYETNRYFPIPQSERDTNKGLVF, from the coding sequence ATGAAAAAGACATACACATTCATACTCTCCACGCTGCTGATTTCGGTCAGTAGCTGCTCTAATTTTCTGAACGAAGAGGTACGGGCGGCTTATTCGGAAGACACGTTTTACAAGACCCAGGCGCAGGCGTTGCAGGCCCTGAATGCTGCCTACCAGACCCTGTCGTTTTCATCGGATAATAACCGCTTGTGGGTGTTCGGTGATGTGGCATCGGACGATGCCGCCAAGGGAGGGGACCCCGGCGATCAGGCCGATATTGGTCTGATTGACGACTTCACGGTATACCCTAACAACGGGCCGGTCGAATCGGAGTGGGGGTTGCTGTACGAAGGCATCAGTCGTTGCAATCGGGTTATTCAGCAGGTGCCAACTATTGCAATAGCCGCCGATCTGAAAGCGCGGATTCTGGGCGAAGCGCGATTTCTGCGGGCGTTGAATTATTTCTACCTGGTTAATATTTACGGCCCGGTGCCCGTGCTGCTGGAGCCCAAAAATGCCGATCAGCTACAAATTCCGCAGTCGCCGGTAGCGGATGTGTATACCAACGCCATTGAGGCTGATTTGCAGGAAGCGATTAAAAGTCTACCCGCCACGTATACGGGTGCCGATGTAGGCCGGGCCACCAAAGGGGCGGCTCAGGCATTGCTGGCGAAGGCGTATCTGTACGAAGGGAAATGGCAACTGGCCGCCGATGCCGCCGGTCAGGTCATTAGCAGCGGAGTTTATTCGTTGCTGCCCGTGTATTCGCAAAACTTCAACCAGGCCTTCAAAAACAGCAGCGAGACGGTCTTTGCGGTGCAGCACCTGACGGGGCAAGTGCCATTTACGGGGAATCGGCTGAATCAGTGGTTTGCTCCGCGAAACCCCGAAAACGGCTATTTCTTCAATGTGCCAACGCAGAATTTTGTCGATGCCTTTGAGAAGACGAGCGCGGGCGTTGTTGATCCGCGTCTGGATTATACTGTAGCGCGGGCGGGCCATCCCTGGATCGACGGGACAACCTACGATCCACTCTGGTCGCCAACGGGTTACCTGAACAAAAAGCACGTTCAGCCCATCACAGAAGTTCCCAAAAGCACGAAGGGCGATGGGAACCTGAACTACGTAACCATCCGCTACGCCGAAGTGCTGCTGATTCAGGCCGAAGCACTCAATGAACTGGGGCGCTCAGCCGATGCGCTGGTGCCCCTGAATCTGGTTCGGAAGCGGGCGCGCGAGAGTTACCTCTACGACATCAGCTTAAGCATGGCCACGCCAACGCCAGTGGTTCCGGCAGGTCTATTGCCCGATGTAACGAATACGAGTCAGTCGAGCCTGCGCGATATCATCCGGCACGAGCGTCGGGTGGAATTGGGCTTTGAATTTCACCGATACTTCGACATCATGCGCTACGGCAAAGACTACGCCCAGAATGCCCTGCGCGATAAACCGTCATTCAAGTACGAAACCAACCGCTATTTCCCGATTCCGCAGAGCGAACGGGATACCAACAAAGGCCTTGTTTTTTAA
- a CDS encoding TonB-dependent receptor: MMKTLPHRSYLRWFMRLTFIPFLLLISVMGSLIARPVHGQNPLKRTVSLSIANQSVETILERLEKIADVQFAYSFELIKADRKASLTVKNERLEKVLNELLTPLQIDYSVTGPRLILLKPRSGEAVLPPSSDFRASLAPETPASVDKVVTGTVLDEKSQPIPGVNLVVKGTQTGTTTDAQGNFRITVADDQAVILFSSVGYLGQEVAVGNRTTLTVTLQDDNKSLSEVVVVGYGSQKKSDLTGAVSTITAKDISRLPVAGIDQALQGKSSGVRVTQSTGAPGEGVAVRIRGVGTINDNSPLFIIDGVPTKDAFSVLNPADIESMSVLKDASSAAIYGARAANGVIVVTTKRGKSGAPRVTFNAYTGIQQHGRLIPMANSQEYINIYNEAATNDNASITNPSLQRQLIPSTLQVADTDWQKAIFRTAPIQNYQLSVSGGTDKSHYLLSANYFDQQGIILNSSYKRYALRASIDTEIARKVKIGTNLNITYSQRSIVGSSGDGYGGNGGSIVRYALFRTPAIPVYDQNGDYADLPQFPAFFGDGYNPVGLAQKQDNKEQQYRVFGDIFGEWQILKGLRFRTDAGLDLNIVNRKTYNENWGTNNRINSPSTLVNRFSPASTITWNNTLNYDITIGENHQITALAGTEAIHSVSRDVGGSDRNFIDQVSNLRYLGQGADITGRQSFESDSRWSLFSLFGRVNYAFRDKYLASVNVRRDGSSRFSPTNRYANFFSGSAGWNIDREEFFQPLSRTISLLKLRASIGQLGNQDIGNYPYASLVGSGYNYVFGASPQTVAGYAVVTRGNSNVKWESSTQTDVGLEMGFLQNKLQITADYFIKRTSDILVPIPVPKSGGSAAAPYVNAGQVENRGLELDLIFRYKKGAFSYDISANASFIHNKVLSLSEGRPIPGGRIDNGVFGTLTEPGYPIGSFYLLQQDGIFQNEGQIFTSAFQGNNIKPGDVRFKDMNGDGLINQLDRSHVGSPIPTLTYGLTANLQWKNFDLSAFFQGVSGNKIYYQVATDIEGFYRAFNVTQRVVDDHWHGEGTSNTQPRVSWSGSANNKQPSTRFLEDGAYTRLKNLQLGYTLPSTLTKKLGSSTIRVYVSGQNLLTFTKYPGLDPEQQSSDNVNNEQFKGDVAVGIDWGTYPSAKTYTVGLNVSF, translated from the coding sequence ATGATGAAAACGCTACCCCATCGTTCGTACCTCCGCTGGTTTATGCGACTAACTTTTATCCCGTTCCTGTTGCTCATCAGCGTCATGGGCAGCCTGATTGCCCGACCCGTTCATGGCCAAAATCCACTGAAACGAACCGTAAGCCTGTCAATAGCAAACCAGTCGGTCGAAACGATTCTGGAACGGCTGGAGAAGATTGCCGATGTGCAGTTTGCCTACAGCTTCGAGCTTATTAAAGCGGATCGGAAGGCCAGCCTGACGGTCAAAAATGAGCGTCTGGAAAAGGTGCTGAACGAGTTACTAACACCTCTCCAGATCGACTACTCCGTAACCGGTCCACGACTGATCCTGCTGAAACCCAGATCCGGTGAGGCCGTGCTGCCACCCTCGTCCGACTTCCGGGCCTCCCTGGCCCCCGAAACCCCAGCGAGTGTCGATAAGGTGGTTACGGGAACCGTTTTGGATGAGAAAAGTCAGCCCATTCCGGGTGTCAACCTGGTGGTGAAAGGAACCCAGACCGGTACCACCACCGATGCCCAGGGTAATTTTCGGATTACGGTGGCCGACGATCAGGCCGTTATCCTGTTCTCTTCCGTCGGGTATCTGGGGCAGGAGGTGGCAGTGGGTAATCGAACAACCCTGACTGTCACTTTGCAGGACGATAATAAATCGCTGTCGGAAGTGGTGGTGGTGGGCTACGGATCGCAAAAAAAATCGGATCTGACGGGGGCGGTTTCGACGATTACGGCTAAAGACATCAGTCGCCTGCCTGTGGCGGGTATCGATCAGGCATTACAGGGAAAATCATCGGGCGTTCGCGTGACCCAGTCAACGGGTGCTCCGGGCGAAGGGGTTGCTGTCCGGATTCGCGGGGTGGGAACGATCAACGATAATAGCCCGCTGTTTATCATTGACGGTGTACCAACCAAAGATGCCTTCAGCGTACTAAACCCTGCCGATATTGAAAGCATGTCGGTGCTGAAAGATGCCTCTTCGGCGGCTATTTATGGCGCACGTGCGGCCAACGGCGTGATTGTGGTGACGACCAAACGCGGCAAAAGTGGTGCCCCTCGGGTAACGTTTAATGCGTATACCGGTATTCAGCAACACGGTCGGTTGATTCCGATGGCCAACTCCCAGGAGTACATCAACATCTACAACGAAGCGGCTACCAACGACAACGCGTCAATTACCAATCCGAGCCTGCAACGCCAGTTGATTCCGAGTACGCTTCAGGTGGCCGATACCGATTGGCAGAAAGCCATTTTTCGTACGGCTCCCATTCAGAACTATCAACTGTCGGTTAGTGGAGGCACCGACAAGTCGCATTACCTCCTGTCGGCCAATTACTTCGATCAGCAGGGTATCATTCTCAATTCGAGCTACAAACGCTACGCACTCCGGGCCAGCATCGATACGGAGATTGCCCGAAAGGTTAAAATTGGAACCAACCTGAATATCACCTATTCGCAGCGCAGTATTGTGGGGAGTTCGGGCGATGGGTACGGGGGCAACGGCGGCAGCATTGTTCGGTATGCGCTGTTCCGGACGCCCGCCATTCCGGTGTACGATCAAAACGGCGACTATGCCGATCTGCCCCAGTTCCCGGCCTTCTTTGGCGACGGCTACAACCCGGTTGGGCTGGCGCAGAAACAGGATAATAAAGAACAACAGTATCGGGTGTTCGGGGATATTTTTGGGGAGTGGCAAATCCTGAAAGGGCTACGGTTTCGGACCGATGCCGGGCTCGACCTGAACATCGTCAACCGGAAAACCTATAACGAAAACTGGGGCACCAACAATCGGATCAATAGCCCCTCCACACTCGTCAACCGGTTTAGTCCGGCTAGTACGATTACCTGGAACAACACCCTGAATTATGATATCACGATCGGTGAAAACCACCAGATAACGGCGCTGGCGGGTACCGAAGCCATTCACAGCGTCAGTCGCGATGTGGGCGGTTCCGACCGGAATTTCATTGATCAGGTGAGCAACCTGCGTTACCTCGGTCAGGGGGCCGACATTACCGGGCGGCAGTCGTTCGAAAGCGATTCCCGCTGGTCGCTGTTCTCGCTGTTTGGACGCGTCAACTACGCGTTTCGGGATAAATACCTGGCATCGGTCAACGTTCGTCGCGATGGATCGTCGCGCTTCTCGCCTACGAACCGATACGCCAATTTCTTCTCGGGTTCGGCAGGCTGGAACATCGACCGGGAGGAGTTTTTTCAGCCCCTGTCCCGCACGATTTCCCTGTTGAAACTACGGGCGAGCATCGGTCAACTGGGGAATCAGGATATCGGTAACTATCCCTACGCTTCGCTGGTAGGTAGTGGATACAACTATGTATTCGGGGCCAGTCCACAAACTGTAGCGGGTTATGCCGTTGTGACGCGGGGAAACTCCAACGTAAAATGGGAGTCGTCGACCCAAACCGACGTGGGCCTGGAAATGGGGTTTCTTCAGAATAAACTCCAGATCACCGCCGACTATTTCATCAAACGAACCTCCGATATTCTGGTTCCAATCCCGGTTCCCAAATCGGGCGGTAGTGCGGCTGCTCCCTATGTCAATGCGGGTCAGGTGGAGAACCGTGGCCTGGAGTTGGACCTGATTTTTCGCTATAAAAAGGGCGCTTTTTCGTACGACATTAGCGCCAATGCCTCCTTCATTCACAACAAAGTCCTGTCGCTCAGCGAAGGTCGGCCCATTCCCGGCGGGCGGATCGACAACGGCGTCTTCGGTACACTGACCGAGCCGGGTTATCCCATTGGCTCGTTCTACCTGCTTCAGCAGGACGGAATTTTTCAGAACGAAGGCCAGATTTTTACCAGTGCCTTTCAGGGTAATAACATCAAACCCGGCGACGTCCGCTTCAAAGACATGAACGGCGATGGGCTCATTAACCAGTTGGATCGGTCGCACGTGGGGAGCCCGATTCCCACGCTGACCTACGGCCTGACGGCCAACCTGCAATGGAAAAACTTCGACCTGTCGGCCTTCTTTCAGGGTGTTTCGGGCAACAAGATCTATTACCAGGTTGCCACGGATATTGAAGGATTTTACCGGGCGTTCAACGTAACCCAACGGGTGGTCGACGACCATTGGCATGGCGAAGGAACCAGCAATACACAACCTCGGGTATCGTGGAGTGGATCGGCCAATAACAAGCAACCATCGACCCGTTTTCTGGAAGATGGGGCTTACACCCGCCTGAAAAATCTCCAGCTCGGCTACACGCTGCCCAGCACCCTCACCAAAAAACTGGGTTCCTCCACCATCCGGGTGTATGTGAGTGGGCAAAACCTGCTCACGTTCACCAAGTACCCCGGCCTGGACCCCGAACAGCAAAGCAGCGACAACGTGAACAACGAGCAGTTCAAGGGCGATGTGGCCGTGGGCATCGACTGGGGCACGTATCCAAGCGCCAAAACCTATACGGTTGGATTAAATGTAAGCTTTTAG
- a CDS encoding FecR domain-containing protein → MASKPLAQNRRRALTPQQFIENESFRRWVFASTPIEVAYWENYLTQYPDDRESVELARTFLLTAKGELPELPDQQIGEAVERILLAVPDERRGLVRSLSDWSYWQPLRVAASVALLLLTSWFGWRYWQQNRRGPVVATKEQAATSPAALLEVANLKTAPRLVRLADGSLVVLQQNARIRFPKQFAGAKRDVFLTGKAFFEVVRNPAKPFRVFTGDVTTEVLGTSFLINAPETGGKVNVVVKTGKVAVSTNPKGSDQSKAGLSQPMAVVLLPNQQATFSKEDARLVKSEVSRAEATVLPATTQSFSFRRTPLPQVLDALEKAYGIDIQFDRDALSGCTLTAHLDDPSLFARLDVIAAITGSTYELQNGQLVIHSSGCR, encoded by the coding sequence GTGGCATCGAAGCCGCTTGCGCAGAACAGACGACGCGCCTTGACACCGCAGCAATTTATTGAGAATGAATCGTTTCGGCGCTGGGTATTTGCCAGCACACCGATTGAGGTGGCTTATTGGGAAAATTACCTGACTCAGTATCCCGACGATCGGGAAAGTGTTGAGCTGGCCCGAACTTTCCTGCTCACCGCAAAAGGTGAACTGCCCGAACTACCCGATCAGCAAATCGGTGAGGCTGTCGAGCGTATTTTGTTGGCGGTTCCGGATGAACGCCGTGGCCTGGTTCGTTCGCTGTCGGACTGGTCGTACTGGCAACCGCTTCGGGTGGCGGCTTCCGTTGCCCTGTTGCTGTTGACGAGCTGGTTTGGCTGGCGCTATTGGCAGCAAAACCGACGCGGGCCAGTCGTTGCGACTAAAGAACAAGCGGCAACATCACCCGCAGCGCTGCTCGAGGTGGCTAATCTGAAAACCGCTCCCCGGTTGGTTCGGTTGGCCGATGGGAGCCTGGTTGTATTGCAACAAAATGCCCGAATCCGTTTTCCAAAGCAATTTGCTGGCGCTAAACGGGATGTATTCTTAACGGGGAAAGCCTTCTTTGAAGTTGTCCGGAATCCAGCGAAGCCGTTCCGGGTGTTTACCGGCGACGTAACGACCGAGGTGTTGGGAACCAGCTTCCTGATCAATGCCCCCGAAACGGGCGGCAAGGTAAACGTAGTGGTCAAAACGGGGAAAGTCGCCGTGTCGACCAATCCGAAAGGTAGTGATCAATCGAAAGCTGGCCTGTCTCAGCCAATGGCCGTTGTGCTCTTGCCCAATCAGCAGGCTACGTTTTCGAAGGAAGATGCCCGTCTGGTTAAAAGCGAGGTCAGCCGAGCCGAAGCTACGGTATTACCCGCCACCACGCAGTCCTTTTCGTTCCGACGGACGCCCTTACCGCAGGTGCTGGATGCCCTCGAAAAGGCGTACGGGATCGACATTCAGTTTGATCGCGATGCGTTATCGGGCTGCACACTCACCGCGCATCTGGATGATCCGTCGCTCTTTGCCCGACTTGATGTGATTGCTGCCATTACCGGCTCAACCTACGAATTGCAAAATGGCCAACTGGTTATTCATTCATCGGGTTGTCGCTAG
- a CDS encoding RNA polymerase sigma factor, whose translation MSALPTDISLTDDTLWLKLQAGDKQALGSLAERYYRSLFHYGTKLTTNHACIQDCIQDLFLTVWEKRQSIQVLQSIKGYLFVALRNNILRQVKQDSQHDDVDQSEVLTDWLSDPESLYVQAENEQNKQAYLKQALERLPKRQREAIYLKYYENLSYEEIATAMGVNRQVVANYLQHALHNLRDHWQDLSHFLFFITFFY comes from the coding sequence ATGTCTGCTTTACCGACTGACATTAGTTTAACGGATGATACACTGTGGCTTAAGCTACAAGCGGGCGATAAACAAGCGTTGGGTTCATTGGCAGAACGGTATTATCGCTCCTTATTTCATTATGGTACGAAACTGACGACGAATCATGCCTGTATTCAGGATTGTATTCAGGATTTGTTCCTGACTGTCTGGGAGAAACGACAGTCGATTCAGGTTTTACAGTCGATAAAAGGATACCTCTTCGTTGCCTTACGCAACAATATACTCCGTCAGGTAAAACAGGATAGTCAGCATGATGATGTCGATCAGTCGGAGGTACTAACCGATTGGCTAAGCGACCCCGAATCGCTCTATGTACAGGCCGAAAACGAACAGAACAAGCAGGCGTATCTGAAACAGGCACTCGAACGCTTACCCAAGCGGCAACGGGAAGCCATCTACCTCAAATACTACGAAAATCTCAGCTATGAAGAGATTGCTACGGCGATGGGCGTAAATCGACAGGTCGTGGCGAACTACCTACAGCATGCCCTGCACAACCTCCGCGATCACTGGCAGGATCTGTCCCATTTTTTATTCTTCATTACGTTTTTTTATTGA
- a CDS encoding oxygenase MpaB family protein yields MPVLIKPTRLFSDELLQHYRQQGDAPADDVIAAIIAADGPAGLRALMRWLADTADFSLVEQHPAVQVFFSEYASLPSWAKPDAMQRGMNFFQKNAQQIGLVLGFFSLPYSYLGAHGAQVLWLTERIKNDTARRLQETGEWVFAVNNPKEWKTGNAIARILKIRLIHAGARWFSLHSGRWTMDWGYPVNQEDMAGTNIAFSYIVILGLRKLAGRSMFNAATEQEEEDYLHHISVVNYLNGVVDALLPQNLREAFMLHQVISRRQFAPSEAGVGLTRSLLNAMADVANNPQLTKQESAKTKRSNIGTDSMRNLAAGEMRFFLGDDYADWLGIPTVSVEKRLIGLLNKLPIFPNKV; encoded by the coding sequence ATGCCAGTTCTGATTAAGCCGACCCGTTTATTTTCTGATGAGTTATTGCAACACTACCGGCAACAGGGCGACGCACCCGCCGACGACGTCATTGCAGCTATCATTGCCGCAGATGGCCCCGCCGGACTACGGGCGTTGATGCGCTGGCTGGCCGATACAGCTGATTTTTCGCTGGTGGAACAACATCCCGCGGTTCAGGTATTTTTTAGCGAATACGCAAGTCTGCCCAGTTGGGCTAAACCAGATGCGATGCAGCGGGGCATGAACTTTTTCCAGAAAAACGCCCAACAGATTGGCCTCGTCTTGGGCTTCTTTTCACTCCCTTACTCCTACCTGGGCGCCCACGGAGCGCAGGTTTTGTGGTTAACCGAGCGCATTAAAAACGACACCGCCCGCCGATTGCAGGAAACCGGCGAATGGGTGTTTGCGGTCAACAATCCCAAAGAGTGGAAAACCGGCAACGCCATTGCCAGAATCCTGAAAATTCGCCTGATTCATGCCGGAGCCCGCTGGTTCTCGCTGCATTCGGGCCGATGGACGATGGACTGGGGCTATCCGGTTAATCAGGAAGATATGGCCGGAACGAATATTGCCTTCTCCTACATTGTGATACTCGGCCTTCGCAAGCTGGCTGGACGGTCTATGTTCAATGCGGCAACGGAACAGGAAGAAGAAGATTACCTCCACCATATCAGCGTAGTCAACTACCTGAATGGCGTTGTAGATGCGTTGCTTCCTCAAAACCTTCGGGAAGCGTTTATGCTTCATCAGGTCATTTCCCGGCGACAATTTGCCCCTTCCGAAGCAGGTGTAGGCCTTACCCGCTCGTTGCTGAATGCGATGGCCGACGTAGCAAATAACCCCCAGTTAACTAAACAAGAGTCAGCCAAAACCAAACGGAGCAACATCGGAACGGATAGTATGCGGAACCTCGCAGCCGGTGAAATGCGTTTCTTCCTAGGCGATGACTATGCCGACTGGCTTGGGATTCCAACCGTATCCGTTGAGAAACGCCTGATTGGGTTGCTAAATAAGCTCCCCATTTTCCCGAATAAAGTGTAA